The DNA region TTTACTCGTTGAATTAAAACTACAAAAGTCAAAAACGGAAGCCCGGAAAATGATTCAAAATGGTGGGATAAGAATTAACGAGGTCAAGGTGAATGACATCCATCTACACGTTAACATGATGGATGAACCTATTATCCAAGTAGGAAAAAGAAAGTTTGTAAGGGTGGAAATAAAGTAATACTAAATACTTTTTATAACCCAACCCTTAAAAGGGTATTTCAGAATTAGACAAAAGCCAAGGATATGTTCCCTGGCTTTAGTCGATATATCCCTTGTCTTTTAAGCATACAAGAGCTGCGTTTTCATTTTCTTCTTTGATTTGATACTCCAATGTACCATCCACAATTTTGGCACAACGACCACCAAATGGCTTGAGGGCGTCCTTGATTTCCTTAACATCAACCTTGCTACTAATTGGATAAAATACTTTCACCAAATCCACCTCCAAGGATAACTATAAGAAAATGAATGAGGTTATGCAGTGATCAATATTACAGCAAGGGAGTGTTGATTTCTTTTATTATCCATAATTTAGGTTCTGAAATGTTTATATGATGGTGTCCTTTGTCTTATTCCGTATTGGAGAGATCTAACGAATCCGCAGTTATTCTTCCATCTCGGACATCAATATTTCCTTGTATTGTCCCATCCTTAGTAATCACGTTTACAATATATGTTCCTTCACCAGGATAGTAACCAATGCCGTTAATTTGAAAGGACTCTTCCGGGTAATGTGTCTTCAGGTACTCAGTAACAATCTCTTTACTTTCTGACCTTTTAACCGGGTTTCCGTTGAGAAAAAGGTAAATAAAACCGACAAGTAGCAACAGAACTACCGCAAACGAAATTGGCCTAACTCTCATATTTTACCCCTTCTTTCATGTCATCTTTTCATTCTATTTTATAGTGATTTAGTGTAAAGTTACACTATTTTATAAATAATATTTAATAAAAGAACAAAAAAGGAGCCTGGTACAAAACGTACCAGGCTGAAATTATGGGAAGTTTTAAGAGTAAGTCCCTAAAACCGATTAACTAATTAAGTTACCTTTATAATAAGCTACACATGTGTAGAACTTATAGTGAACTTGTGTGGAAGTTGTGAAGATAATTGCTTGATAAAAAAAGCAAAAAAGGAGCCTGGTACAGATTGTACCAGGCTAAAATTATGGGAAGTTTTAAGATAAGTTCTCAAAACCGATTTAACTAATTAAGTTATCTTTATAATAAGCTACACATGTGTAGAACTTATAGTGAACTTGTGTGGAAGTTGTGAAGATAATTGCTAAAAAAAAGACAAAAAAGGAGCCTGGTACAGATTGTACCAGGCTAAAATTATGGGAAGTTTTAAGATAAGATCTCAAAACCGGTTTAACTAAATTAAGTTATCTTTATAATAATCTACACATGTGTAGAACTTATAGGGAAGATGTGTGGAAGTTATGAAGATGAAAACTTTTGATCATAAACCATTTGAAAAACTTCGTGGAGAAACATGGAGTAAAAATGAATAAATAATCTAATAATAAATTTGCATGTAATGAATGATGAAAAGGGGACGATTTGTTTTAGTAAATATCTAACGAAGATGGTGTTATTGTTTCTTTCCTTTGCGTTGATTTTTCCAGCATTCACAAAAGTGGAGGCAAACGAAACAGTCGTCACGCAAAATGCGCATTTAAGTGAAAAAGCTGTACAGTTTAAGTGGGACATGCGTAAGCTATGGCTTGACCACTCATTATGGACAGGAAGGTATGTAGTAAGTGCATTAGCGGGTCTTGAGGATCAAGAAAAGGTGTTGGCAAGACTCCTAAAAACCATGGATGATACAGGGAATCTGATAAAGCCTTATTATGGAGAAGAAGCAGGTAACAAGCTGGGGCAATTATTACGTGAGCATATCCTGCTTGCTGGAAAAGTGGTGGCAGCTGCCAAGAGCGGAAACCAAGCAGATCTAAAAAAATTCAATAAAGAATGGTATAAAAATGCAGATGATATTACAGATTTTCTA from Neobacillus sp. FSL H8-0543 includes:
- a CDS encoding glycosyltransferase, yielding MNDEKGTICFSKYLTKMVLLFLSFALIFPAFTKVEANETVVTQNAHLSEKAVQFKWDMRKLWLDHSLWTGRYVVSALAGLEDQEKVLARLLKTMDDTGNLIKPYYGEEAGNKLGQLLREHILLAGKVVAAAKSGNQADLKKFNKEWYKNADDITDFLAKANPNYNKNELREALHMHLKMITDTVVARLKKDWDADILAFDKNEDHLIKLADTLSEGIIKQFPNNF